One window from the genome of Leptospira johnsonii encodes:
- a CDS encoding LIC10025 family lipoprotein: MNKKIVSCYIPLLLLLPFIGNCVRKNPHAADYFERYFKYQDFIQTEFKDDPIRGILYGNPEADSEEKFYKKDGYLSLSFRLSENGGRFRKELSNSPLSVFPESPYSIFVKAEPAEFYTKPIYKVTRTVEMLSPEVSVFDIFPMIEDTVEHLRGSEANQVLEHSSLQKFLCHQFDCEIKKEDGEVFLMYTLSERMKEQFPISYKKWNKRLGQVSFRFQLFQPGGFTKGWEFYNEGKKLILGIPNSPKGYWSSPKTLYLRTYLFINIFGLKIDIRGLGYTLKFNRSGNTDTVSGYFSKIPETTIGGRFLSIFPPGAVNFFIPGNMEEYFEGSFKLLVEGSDGKGGTRVETKTKRNGNKTKVLLTAESEIFRDRFLPFKSSDEDDEPAFFPELGKNIVLDLRGK, from the coding sequence ATGAACAAAAAGATTGTTTCTTGTTATATTCCACTTTTGTTACTTCTTCCTTTTATTGGAAATTGTGTAAGAAAGAATCCACACGCTGCGGATTATTTCGAAAGATATTTTAAATACCAAGACTTCATCCAAACAGAATTTAAAGACGATCCTATTCGCGGGATTTTGTATGGGAACCCTGAAGCGGATTCAGAGGAGAAGTTTTACAAGAAAGATGGATATCTATCTCTATCCTTTCGCTTAAGTGAGAATGGAGGCCGTTTCCGAAAAGAATTATCAAATTCTCCCCTTTCCGTTTTTCCGGAAAGTCCGTATTCTATTTTCGTAAAAGCGGAACCTGCAGAGTTTTATACTAAACCAATCTATAAGGTCACTCGAACGGTAGAGATGCTTTCTCCTGAAGTAAGCGTATTCGATATTTTTCCGATGATCGAAGATACCGTGGAACATCTGCGGGGGTCTGAAGCGAATCAAGTTTTGGAACATTCTTCTCTTCAAAAATTCTTATGCCATCAATTTGATTGTGAGATCAAAAAAGAAGATGGAGAAGTCTTTCTGATGTATACACTTTCTGAAAGAATGAAGGAACAGTTCCCTATCTCGTATAAAAAATGGAACAAACGTTTGGGCCAGGTTTCTTTCCGATTCCAATTATTCCAACCGGGTGGATTTACTAAAGGTTGGGAATTTTATAATGAAGGCAAAAAACTTATTTTAGGAATTCCGAATTCTCCCAAAGGGTATTGGTCTTCTCCCAAAACCTTATATCTCAGGACGTATCTGTTTATAAATATTTTTGGATTAAAGATCGATATCCGAGGATTAGGATATACTCTTAAATTTAATCGCTCCGGGAATACGGACACTGTCTCAGGATACTTTAGTAAAATTCCGGAAACTACCATAGGTGGTAGATTTCTTTCCATCTTTCCTCCGGGAGCGGTGAACTTTTTTATTCCGGGTAATATGGAAGAATACTTCGAAGGAAGTTTCAAACTTTTGGTAGAAGGTTCGGATGGCAAAGGTGGAACTCGAGTCGAAACTAAAACGAAACGTAATGGGAACAAGACCAAAGTTCTTCTTACTGCTGAGTCTGAAATTTTCAGAGATCGCTTTCTTCCTTTCAAGTCGAGTGATGAAGATGATGAGCCCGCTTTTTTTCCAGAGCTAGGAAAAAATATTGTATTAGATTTACGAGGTAAATGA
- a CDS encoding urate hydroxylase PuuD, protein MELTLFTTTNGLYYLVKYIHFLSGVTWIGMLYYFNFVQGPFFNETDADTKKNATQKLVPRALWWFRWGAMLTFLSGIAMIAIALGAQGIPHNSQWVVVILVGALFGTVMWANVWFVIWPNQKVVIAKAKGETTVDPAPNANRAFVASRTNTFFSIPMLFAMGAARNLPLNYSPEKLRIFLGIIVLLIVIFEVNALRADQNGPTVKPIKTVKAVITSGVIFALVTYVLMEVLLTA, encoded by the coding sequence ATGGAATTAACCCTGTTTACCACCACGAACGGGCTTTATTACTTAGTTAAGTATATTCACTTTTTATCTGGGGTGACCTGGATAGGAATGTTGTACTACTTTAACTTTGTACAAGGTCCTTTCTTCAACGAAACCGATGCGGATACAAAGAAGAACGCAACTCAGAAATTAGTTCCACGTGCATTATGGTGGTTCCGTTGGGGCGCAATGCTTACCTTCCTTTCCGGTATTGCGATGATCGCTATCGCACTCGGAGCTCAAGGCATTCCGCATAATTCCCAATGGGTAGTTGTAATTCTAGTGGGTGCACTTTTCGGAACGGTTATGTGGGCGAACGTTTGGTTCGTAATCTGGCCGAATCAAAAAGTTGTGATCGCAAAAGCTAAAGGAGAGACCACTGTGGATCCCGCTCCTAACGCGAACCGCGCTTTCGTAGCTTCTAGGACCAATACTTTTTTCTCAATTCCGATGTTATTCGCAATGGGAGCGGCTCGTAATCTTCCACTGAATTACAGCCCTGAGAAGTTGAGAATTTTCCTTGGAATTATCGTACTTTTGATTGTGATCTTTGAAGTGAACGCTTTAAGAGCGGATCAAAACGGACCTACCGTAAAGCCGATCAAGACGGTAAAAGCTGTAATTACTAGTGGAGTGATCTTTGCTTTAGTTACTTATGTTCTGATGGAAGTTCTATTAACTGCTTAA
- a CDS encoding c-type cytochrome, translating into MNPFQINRSGSEKGGNHRLSFFGFLLLIFLALVFSFCKESKPLSPEAEAGRGLYMASCLACHNANPKLDGAVGPSVANSSYELLEARMRGEYPPGYVPKRQSTAMTRFNFTEAQLKSLEEFLKQ; encoded by the coding sequence ATGAATCCATTCCAAATCAATCGGAGTGGAAGCGAGAAGGGCGGTAATCACCGCCTTTCTTTTTTTGGCTTTCTACTCTTAATATTTTTAGCGCTGGTATTCTCTTTCTGTAAAGAATCCAAACCGCTCTCTCCCGAAGCGGAGGCCGGTAGAGGATTGTATATGGCAAGCTGTTTAGCCTGTCATAACGCTAATCCGAAACTGGACGGTGCTGTCGGGCCTTCTGTGGCAAATTCTTCTTATGAATTGTTGGAAGCTAGAATGAGAGGAGAATATCCTCCAGGATATGTTCCGAAACGTCAAAGTACTGCTATGACCCGTTTCAATTTTACGGAAGCTCAGCTAAAATCTTTGGAAGAGTTTTTAAAACAGTAA
- a CDS encoding inositol monophosphatase family protein, translating into MESLAPPIDFPLEEVKKRVKSVQSVSGLILESARKLQKEIRVFGIVSDSEEKERIHKADELMGKFLIDFIRQNFPNDSIISEDYFKHEGSNSFRWVLDPIDGSMNFVRGIPLYCVSVGLEHRETPVAGVVFAPELDTRYSAILSQGAFKNGLRIDVSNTDALARSLLVSSFPTNRKEILNEVISDITAFISCGRSMRRTGSFVLDTCWVAEGVLDGIWEKGVKLWDTVASSVILTEAGGKLTDFQGKHFLSGQAEVVASNGRIHKQIIDILRNVRISIGRN; encoded by the coding sequence ATGGAATCCTTAGCACCTCCCATAGATTTCCCTCTTGAAGAAGTGAAGAAGAGAGTGAAATCAGTCCAATCCGTATCCGGGCTTATACTGGAATCCGCTCGCAAGCTCCAAAAAGAGATCCGAGTTTTCGGGATCGTAAGCGACTCCGAAGAAAAAGAACGCATTCATAAAGCGGACGAATTGATGGGAAAATTCCTGATCGATTTTATCCGACAGAACTTTCCAAACGACTCAATCATTTCAGAAGATTATTTCAAACATGAAGGAAGCAATTCCTTTCGTTGGGTTTTGGACCCGATAGATGGATCTATGAATTTCGTAAGAGGTATTCCTCTTTATTGTGTGTCTGTAGGACTCGAACATAGAGAGACTCCAGTTGCCGGAGTTGTATTCGCACCTGAACTGGACACACGTTACTCCGCAATTTTAAGCCAAGGCGCATTTAAGAACGGACTCCGAATAGATGTTTCTAACACAGATGCGCTTGCGAGATCTCTTTTGGTATCCAGCTTTCCAACCAACAGAAAGGAAATTCTGAACGAAGTGATCTCTGACATCACCGCGTTTATTAGTTGCGGTAGATCCATGAGAAGGACAGGATCTTTCGTTTTAGATACTTGTTGGGTGGCAGAAGGTGTACTCGACGGTATCTGGGAGAAGGGCGTAAAACTTTGGGATACTGTTGCTAGTTCCGTGATTTTAACGGAAGCAGGCGGAAAGCTCACTGACTTTCAAGGAAAACACTTCTTATCCGGACAAGCAGAAGTTGTAGCTTCCAATGGAAGGATCCATAAGCAGATCATCGACATTCTCCGAAATGTTCGGATCTCCATTGGAAGAAACTAA
- a CDS encoding LIC_10030 family protein, with translation MKLNEVKELNRLLQNHSNGRNKVNSVYVDNLHTSFVEFEEKFILPSTSVFEIEFSAAESFLKSILQLAPELIADSLVLPEPRPKRDIDRLFLIKPFYTEGEMFRENSPEVWREKLPPFAIVTSFHIMHLGGAPKEDIYTQASQGKTMSVYTNRAYFSSRVIPLDSLTVLEDAVIDFTAKKYQESDFMVQISRDSFEGVRHTYSEIFDEVDYSKQVSFIHESLGITPADWSLGKIFAPLAVEYMTLTARFLDPSLDRIAKDFNSFHQVVDLLLRPDSMTLEESARNSFFAWLRSHKSERIISPSGNMAWKILRVERT, from the coding sequence ATGAAGCTAAATGAAGTTAAAGAATTAAACAGGCTCTTACAGAATCATTCGAATGGAAGAAATAAGGTAAATTCCGTATATGTTGATAACCTTCATACTTCCTTTGTTGAATTCGAAGAGAAGTTTATTCTACCTTCTACTTCTGTTTTCGAAATAGAATTTAGCGCTGCAGAAAGTTTTCTGAAATCTATTCTTCAACTAGCGCCTGAATTAATCGCAGATTCTCTCGTTCTTCCTGAACCGAGACCAAAAAGAGACATCGACCGTTTGTTTCTGATCAAACCGTTTTACACGGAAGGAGAAATGTTCAGAGAAAATTCTCCGGAAGTATGGAGAGAAAAACTTCCTCCTTTTGCGATCGTTACTAGCTTTCATATAATGCATCTTGGAGGAGCACCCAAGGAAGATATTTATACACAAGCTTCTCAGGGAAAAACTATGTCCGTTTACACTAACAGGGCCTACTTTTCTTCCAGAGTGATTCCTCTGGACTCTCTTACAGTGTTAGAAGATGCAGTCATAGACTTCACAGCTAAGAAGTATCAAGAATCGGACTTTATGGTCCAGATCTCCAGAGATTCATTCGAAGGAGTAAGACATACATATTCCGAAATTTTCGATGAGGTGGATTATTCTAAACAGGTCAGTTTCATCCATGAGTCCTTAGGGATCACTCCAGCAGATTGGTCCCTAGGAAAAATTTTCGCCCCTTTAGCAGTGGAATACATGACCTTAACCGCCAGGTTCCTGGATCCTTCCCTAGACAGGATCGCAAAGGATTTTAATTCCTTTCACCAAGTAGTTGATCTTTTGTTAAGACCAGACAGCATGACCTTAGAAGAATCTGCCCGAAATTCATTCTTCGCTTGGCTCCGATCTCATAAGTCGGAGAGGATCATTTCCCCTTCTGGAAATATGGCTTGGAAAATTTTGCGGGTAGAAAGGACATAA
- a CDS encoding beta-galactosidase → MIFGADYYPEQWTPKDWEEDIRIMKDMGLTRVRLAEFSWALVEPREGKFDFSFWKKMLDLFHKHKMDVILGTPTATFPPWLAKKYPDVLQVRDGVLRNIGTRRQACFSSPNYRKAVVKVVTKMAQALGNHPAVIGWQIDNEIGHEGSDIDHSETSLKAFRLWLKSKYKTIQNLNDNWGNIFWGVIFNDWNEIPIPGLHVSAGFNPSMIQDFYRFHSDTIVDFVKLQSDIVRKFSPNRKLTTNLYPSPFLPVIDMSELFTHLDYVSWDNYPTWGDQEEPFPHPFISAMHQYNRGLKDLPFTVMEQISGFQGHDTLGYLPAPGQVQLWMKQAIVQGAEQIIFFRYRTARFGQEQLCYGILDHDKSLTDRYLELQKGISEILPEAKDFAAEHFPAEVAVLHDIENARNFKHQPISSGLKHSPVPFAQVGYDIEMATWFAGLNILNVNAHFLPISKADFSKYKVLVLPLYAMIDTSIVKKLEQFVKEGGVLVLGYRAGLKDKNSWMLDSQVPGPFSEMAGVKVRKFEAVGNRNVKFRFRVFLGTCSKICEILEPTTAKVWARYSDNKKFYKGKPVITCNRFGKGSVVYVGASLSPISFMLLYRRTLRMAGIPFTFYGPTVERSFRTGKSKDYEIFINHSGKKAFAGFKLLKPYEVRILTKTKK, encoded by the coding sequence ACATAAAATGGACGTGATCCTAGGAACACCGACTGCTACATTCCCTCCTTGGCTTGCTAAAAAATATCCTGACGTTCTCCAAGTAAGAGACGGAGTTTTAAGAAATATAGGCACAAGAAGACAGGCTTGCTTTTCTTCTCCGAATTATAGAAAAGCAGTAGTGAAGGTCGTAACTAAAATGGCCCAGGCATTAGGAAATCATCCTGCTGTGATCGGTTGGCAAATAGACAATGAGATCGGCCATGAAGGATCGGATATAGATCATTCTGAAACTTCTCTCAAAGCATTTCGTCTTTGGTTAAAATCAAAATATAAAACAATCCAAAACCTGAACGATAATTGGGGAAATATTTTTTGGGGAGTAATCTTCAACGATTGGAATGAGATCCCAATACCAGGTCTTCATGTGAGTGCGGGTTTTAATCCTTCTATGATCCAAGACTTTTATAGATTCCATTCTGATACGATCGTGGACTTTGTAAAATTGCAATCTGACATTGTAAGAAAGTTTTCTCCCAATCGGAAACTCACTACGAACTTGTATCCTAGTCCATTTCTTCCAGTGATAGATATGAGCGAATTATTCACTCATTTAGATTACGTGTCTTGGGACAATTATCCTACTTGGGGAGACCAAGAAGAACCTTTCCCTCATCCATTTATCTCTGCGATGCATCAGTATAATCGAGGATTAAAAGATCTTCCGTTTACCGTGATGGAACAAATTTCAGGATTCCAAGGACATGATACTCTAGGTTATCTTCCTGCACCGGGTCAGGTTCAACTTTGGATGAAACAAGCTATCGTCCAAGGTGCGGAACAAATCATATTTTTCAGATATAGAACTGCAAGATTTGGACAAGAACAACTTTGTTATGGGATTTTGGATCACGACAAATCTCTAACGGATAGATACTTAGAATTGCAAAAAGGGATCTCGGAGATCTTGCCGGAAGCGAAGGACTTCGCTGCTGAACATTTTCCGGCAGAAGTCGCGGTTCTTCATGATATTGAGAATGCAAGGAACTTCAAACACCAACCCATCTCTTCCGGTTTAAAACATAGTCCGGTTCCGTTTGCGCAAGTTGGATACGATATCGAGATGGCGACTTGGTTTGCAGGCCTGAACATTCTAAATGTAAACGCTCACTTCTTACCTATCTCCAAAGCCGACTTTTCCAAGTATAAAGTTTTGGTACTTCCCCTCTATGCAATGATAGATACTTCCATTGTTAAAAAATTGGAGCAATTCGTTAAAGAGGGAGGTGTTTTAGTCTTAGGGTATAGAGCAGGGCTTAAGGACAAAAATTCCTGGATGTTAGATTCCCAGGTTCCTGGTCCATTCTCCGAAATGGCAGGAGTAAAAGTGAGAAAGTTTGAAGCAGTGGGAAATCGAAACGTTAAGTTCCGATTCAGGGTTTTTCTAGGAACTTGCTCCAAAATTTGCGAGATCCTGGAACCTACAACGGCCAAGGTCTGGGCAAGATATTCTGATAATAAGAAATTTTATAAAGGAAAACCTGTCATAACTTGTAATCGATTCGGAAAAGGATCTGTCGTATACGTTGGAGCGAGTCTGAGTCCGATCTCATTTATGCTATTATACAGAAGAACCTTAAGAATGGCAGGAATTCCTTTTACTTTTTACGGCCCAACTGTGGAGCGCAGTTTTAGAACGGGAAAATCCAAAGACTACGAAATTTTTATCAATCATTCCGGAAAGAAGGCTTTTGCCGGTTTCAAGCTACTCAAACCGTACGAGGTGAGGATCCTGACTAAAACGAAAAAATGA